A part of Flavobacteriaceae bacterium GSB9 genomic DNA contains:
- a CDS encoding carboxylesterase family protein: MKQIKFITTTLLFTAIISFCFGQNNKGPILAGENIAVVSTSYGKVRGYIDDGIFVFKGIPYAQAERFMSPQAPDNWDGIRQCQIFGPQAMQPTAQDWEGQSEFNFGFLFNREPMDEKESFVLNVWSKEINDGKKRPVWVWIHGGGYFAGSANQLPFFDGGPMAEKGDIVVVSINHRLNALGYVDLRFLGDKYSNSVNLGMQDIVAALEWVRDNIESFGGDPNTVTVNGQSGGGGKVSTLMAMPSAAGLFKRAIVQSGSTVTLQPKENATAFGKAFAAALGVTPSNTEKLDEFTYQELLEAGTIATRVLNSTKQKSSKQNFRVGYSPTVDGKFIVQNPFDPEPAPFSKDVAMLIGSDLNEFTYFNRNLITKKSLSEVRDVIAERFGKENVDKYIELYRKAYPNSTEPHEMLGFDIFFRSGVLKQAVAKSKQGGAPAYSYLFTWKSTVNDGSLGACHGMELPFMFNNIEMARTMTGGTKEAYELADKISSAWINFIKTGNPNSKKLPKWDAYNPEEGATMIFDNNCEIIYNHDKELIEYLSTFPSTKLF; encoded by the coding sequence ATGAAGCAAATTAAGTTTATCACTACAACATTGTTATTTACTGCAATCATTTCATTTTGCTTTGGTCAAAACAACAAAGGTCCAATTTTGGCTGGGGAAAATATAGCTGTTGTATCAACAAGCTACGGTAAGGTTCGGGGCTATATCGATGATGGAATATTTGTGTTTAAAGGTATTCCTTATGCTCAGGCAGAAAGGTTCATGTCGCCACAAGCCCCGGATAACTGGGACGGCATACGACAGTGCCAAATTTTTGGACCTCAGGCCATGCAACCTACAGCCCAAGATTGGGAGGGCCAAAGTGAATTCAACTTTGGGTTTCTTTTCAATAGGGAACCTATGGATGAAAAAGAATCTTTTGTCTTAAATGTTTGGAGCAAAGAAATCAACGATGGTAAAAAGCGTCCTGTTTGGGTATGGATTCATGGCGGTGGGTATTTTGCAGGATCTGCCAACCAACTTCCTTTTTTTGATGGTGGCCCAATGGCTGAAAAAGGTGATATTGTGGTCGTCTCAATTAACCATAGACTTAATGCCCTAGGCTATGTTGACCTGAGATTTCTTGGTGATAAATATTCCAATTCTGTAAATCTTGGGATGCAGGATATTGTTGCTGCTCTTGAATGGGTGCGTGACAATATAGAAAGTTTTGGAGGAGATCCTAATACGGTCACTGTCAACGGACAGTCTGGTGGTGGCGGTAAGGTGTCTACACTTATGGCCATGCCCTCAGCTGCTGGTCTCTTTAAAAGAGCTATTGTACAAAGTGGATCAACAGTAACCCTTCAACCAAAAGAGAATGCTACAGCCTTTGGCAAGGCATTTGCCGCTGCACTAGGTGTAACACCAAGCAATACAGAAAAATTAGATGAGTTTACATATCAAGAACTACTTGAAGCTGGAACTATCGCGACTCGAGTATTAAATTCAACTAAACAAAAATCATCAAAACAAAACTTCAGAGTTGGTTACAGTCCGACCGTAGACGGAAAATTTATTGTACAAAATCCTTTTGATCCAGAGCCTGCACCTTTCTCGAAAGATGTTGCTATGCTCATAGGAAGTGACCTAAATGAATTTACCTATTTCAATAGAAATTTAATTACGAAAAAATCTCTTAGTGAAGTACGTGATGTTATAGCGGAACGATTTGGAAAGGAAAACGTCGACAAATACATCGAACTTTACAGAAAGGCATACCCAAATTCTACAGAGCCACATGAAATGTTAGGCTTTGACATCTTTTTTAGATCTGGTGTTTTGAAACAAGCAGTTGCAAAAAGCAAACAAGGTGGTGCCCCGGCCTACTCTTATTTATTTACCTGGAAATCAACAGTTAACGATGGTAGTTTAGGAGCTTGCCATGGTATGGAGCTTCCCTTTATGTTTAATAATATTGAAATGGCACGTACTATGACCGGAGGTACTAAAGAAGCCTATGAGTTGGCTGATAAAATCAGTTCGGCTTGGATTAACTTTATTAAAACGGGCAACCCGAACTCCAAAAAACTACCAAAATGGGATGCTTACAACCCAGAAGAGGGAGCTACCATGATTTTCGACAATAATTGTGAAATAATTTACAACCATGATAAAGAGCTCATTGAATATCTGAGCACCTTTCCGTCCACTAAACTATTTTAA